Proteins encoded within one genomic window of Actinoplanes octamycinicus:
- a CDS encoding Crp/Fnr family transcriptional regulator, which yields MDEVLARSGIFQGVDPEAAEALAKEMDTIEVRKGDVVFNEGEAGDSLYIVLSGKIKLGRRAADGRQNLVSIMGPSDMLGELSLFDPGPRTATATAVTDSRLARLKKSSLRPWLNNRPEIAEQLLRVLARRLRRTNDALADLIFTDVPGRVAKNLLQMAGRFGTRDGGVLRVTHDLTQEELAQLVGASRETVNKALADFASRAWLRLDGKSVIILDPERLARRARV from the coding sequence ATGGATGAGGTACTGGCGCGCAGCGGAATCTTCCAGGGCGTTGACCCGGAAGCCGCGGAGGCGCTCGCCAAGGAGATGGACACGATCGAGGTCCGCAAGGGCGACGTGGTCTTCAACGAGGGCGAGGCCGGCGACAGCCTGTATATCGTTCTGTCCGGGAAGATCAAGCTCGGTCGCCGGGCCGCTGACGGCCGGCAGAACCTCGTCTCGATCATGGGCCCGTCGGACATGCTCGGTGAGCTGTCCCTGTTCGACCCGGGACCGCGCACCGCGACGGCCACCGCGGTGACCGACAGCCGGCTGGCCCGGCTGAAGAAGTCGTCGCTGCGCCCGTGGCTGAACAACCGGCCGGAGATCGCCGAGCAGCTGCTCCGGGTGCTGGCCCGCCGGCTGCGGCGCACCAACGACGCGCTGGCCGACCTGATCTTCACCGACGTCCCCGGCCGGGTGGCGAAAAACCTGCTGCAGATGGCCGGCCGGTTCGGCACCCGGGACGGCGGGGTGCTGCGTGTCACCCACGACCTCACCCAGGAGGAGCTGGCCCAGCTGGTCGGCGCGTCCCGCGAGACGGTGAACAAGGCACTCGCCGACTTCGCCTCCCGCGCCTGGCTGCGACTGGACGGCA